The region TTCATTTGTCGCAAGGACCATGTCCCATCAACAAGGGGATGACGCCGAGTACATGGCAGATGAATATGAAATGGAAGATGTGGATGACGATATGGATGAAGAATTTCGTGGTAGAGAGATGGGTGGTTCAGACTCTGATGTGGAAGAATATGAATACTTGGTTTGTGATATGAACCTCGCACAAACTAGACttttttttggtattctcaTGACATGATAGGCAACTGCAAATCTTACCtcttgttttcttatttcttttctcattgCCATTCTTTTTGTAGCACAATgctctctttgttctttttttgaaGTCAAACTCCAGGACATGCAAAAGACTTGACATTTCTTTGGTACCATGCTAGAATAATAAAATGGCAGATACTTCTGCTGCGGAAGCTAGGGAAGGCAAAGATATCCAAGGCATTCCTTGGGAGAGGCTTAGTATCTCAAGGGAGAAGTATAGGCAAACTAGGTTAGAACAGTACAAGAATTATGAAAACATCCCTCAATCTGGAGAGGGTTCAGAGAAGGTAAGCTGAGAagttttccttttcccttagCACAGCCATCCAACCCTGTGAATGCTGTGGTGATGTAACATCATCAATTCTATTATGAACAGGAGTGCAAAATCACAAGGAAAGGGGGCATGTACTATGAGTTCAGACGCAATTCAAGATCAGTAAAATCTACGATACTTCATTTCCAGGTTAGGTGGCATTTACCtttcaaaatttccaatttGCTGCAGATTTATCTGATAATTTGGATTGATTGAATAAAGATTTATTACTCTCATTGTTTCACATATCTTGTTCCTAATTGGCAGCTTTTGATTCTTCTGCTGTCAAATGCTGTAGTTTTTAATCAGACGTGTTTAGATGGTTTACTGGTGTTGAATATGCATGTCTTGTATGATTTAAGTCGTTATATCTTAAATGTGGAACGAAATTACTTTCTTGCTGTGGAAGCAATTTATCATGCATGTGTTGCCAGttttttgaattcttttggTGCAGGGTGATGTGTTTTGTTGATTTAATGATCCAAATTTCCAAATCCCTGAAAACAAGGATTTTTGAGTTCGTGCTAAACgttatatagaattttgaagGAGCAAGCATGAATTGTAAAACTTGTTTTGAGGTAATGCCAGGGAAAGTTGTGAGGCTATATTGCAGGATATGGCATTCTATGAGATAAGAGGGACATAATATTAATGAAATACCAACAGGTTGCTTTGGGTGAATGGTTGTTTCACATGCCAAAAATTCTGAATCTGGTTTATGCAAAGAAGGTTGGTTAGTTTGactggagaaaatatgaatgtgTTTTGGCCTGATCTCTGCAAAATTTTCACCCGCAACCCAGATTTTTCCATGAAGGATAGAGAAACTTATCAATTATATTGAGAAGTCCAAGGGCAATTGCGATGTCAGCATATTATTGCCACTTATACAGGTGTTCGCAGGTCAAGCTTTGAAATATGTGGGTGTgccatgaacctagggttttgataggaaGATGGAAGAATCTGAGGGAAATAGAACAGGAAGTAAGGGGGACAATcagaagaaatgagggagatatcAGAAGAATAGGGGGAGATAGTCAGACATAAcagcaaaagagggagagattagagagaaatcagagggaGATTGAGTGAGAATTGatgagagagaaatcagaaattCCGTTTATCATTCAACTATCAGAACTTCTTTGACTGCATGTGGAGCGTCAAAAACTTGATCTAGCCTAGAATAGATGTCACTAGCATACCTTTCATCCGACGCAAAAAATTGTTCGTCATCGTAATTCTTGTCTCTGACCTGATTTATAGTCGCCATCCCAAATGAATCAGTGTTTTGTTCCAATGCTACTTCATCATGCTTTAGCAGCTGTTCTTCGGATTTCTTGGTAACTACAGCataattcatttcttctttctccatcTCAAGAAATTCTCTGCTAACTTCTTTCAATCCTGATGATTGATTGCCTGAATCAATCATCTCATGATCAAGGATTCCTAGGTAGCCATTCTGAGCATTTTCTTCAGAACCTTTCTTATTAAGGAATCAGGATATTCCTTAGCAAAACATTCAGCTGGAATACTAACCTGATACTTCGATAGGGTGGTAGTCTGAGGTTAAGTCAACTGTCAAGCATATGCATGTGGCATACTCCActgttttttttgtttatccAGTTTGTGCTGATGCTATTAACTATAGCATCCCTTGGCcgatgataattttttttttttattggtaaCGCAGTTGAGGAACTTGGTATGGGCTACCTCAAAGCATGATGTGTACCTTATGTCACATTATTCAGTTATTCATTGGTCTTCTCTATCTTGTGAAAAGTCTGAAGTTCTCAATGTTTCAGGACATGTAGCGCCATGTGAGGTAAGTTCTCACTTTTGCATCTCCTGATCCTGTTCTCAGTTCTCTGACTTGTATGAAGACTAAAATGTGACTGTATTTATTGATTTGGGTATTTTGACAAAACTAATCAATCTGCCTCCCACTTTAGAAACATCCTGGAAGCCTGCTGGAAGGATTTACACAGACCCAAGTTAGCACACTTGCTGTGAAAGACAAGTTGTTAGTTGCTGGAGGGTTTCAGGGAGAACTCATTTGCAAGGTAAATGTCAGTTGACTTTCTTCAACTGTTAATGGAAGTAAAAGATATTATATCAAGGAGCCATCAGTACTGTTCCATAGAACATTTTGACTCATACTGTACCTTGTTTTAGTGTTTGTATTTGTATGGCAAAAAATTTTCCCTTCCATTTTTTTAACTGGCATGACATGCATATTCTGACTGATCTAATTTGCCTCTGGGTTGACAACTTCCTAATATGCTTATTACTGCAAAGCTTTCTTCTAACTGGACCAGCCTGATACTTGTATATGTAGATATAACTTAAGCAGAAAAAAATCTTTTGACTGACCATGGATCGAGATGATTAGTGATTTGGAATTCATGTAACCGATcctacctagtgggattaaagatTCTGACTGCTGCTGTTGTAAAAAATCTGTTTGACCGAGCTGGCATGTTTATTCCCATGAAGGCTAGAGAGACCTTCAAATTTAATGTATTTCATCATTTAATATAACTATTTTGGGTTCTGAGTGGTCAAGAGACTATCCGGatcatttaaaaaaacattaaagTAATGTGATTGGGTAACTGTGCGTTGTCTTCTTATGCTGTTTCCTTTTACTGTTGTGAGGCTGTTTTCTGAACATGATGGCAGTTATTTGTGACCAAGAGACCTTCTATTGGGTGATTGTGTGGTGTCTACTTAAGCTGTTTCCTTTGGCTGTTGTGACGCCATTTTCTGAACAGGAAGGCTTAAGAgttcctttttttctctttctgcCTGCAGTATTTAGACAGACCAGGGGTGTGCTTCTGCACCAGGACAACGTATGAGGATAATGCAATTACTAATGCTGTTGAGATCTATACTACTCCCAGGTATTTAATTTCTTCCATGTGGTGGTTCTCTCCAGATGGTATATTTTTGTCCTTACTCATAGGACCTTAATATGATTAATCTAGGTGTAGGTGGAGCTTTATATAGGTGTATTGCTAGGACTCTTTACCTGCTGTACAAAACACTATTTTGccatagttttttttaaattttttttttgacctaTTTACAGTCACACCCACGCTCAATATTCATGACTACAAAGTTGATTTTTAACTTTGTAACAAAAGAACTTAACTCTGTGGGAAGCCCTTAGACATGACATGGTTATAATAGCCTTACTGAGAATATTACTATGGATGGAGATGGTTAAAGATCTAGAATTCATTTAGCTGACtccatctagtgggattaaggttatGGCTTCTGATTATTGTTGCATGTGTATTGAGAAACTATAAAGCATTGAGGTGGACATGCATTATGAATGCTACACAATAGACAGGTGGACTAAgctgatttaaaaaaaaaaaataccggACAATGCATGCCAAACACTCAGAATATATGCAATATATCATGTGTGACTTAAGTTTTATGTAAATGTAATGAAATTCTTGCAAACATAATGAAGACACAATGTAActatatcaaaattaagaacCCATAATTGTCATACTTTAAATGTCAAGCATACCATTCCTCATGACCATTATATGCTTTATGATAAAACTAATCCTATGCATTACttaataaagaaataagagTAAACCGTGAActaaaaatctcattaaaatccataaagaaaagatagaaggaaaaaaaaatagggcAGAGAAAAAAAGGCTGCTGTAgctaaagaagaaagaagaaaatagaaggaaaaaattaggggagagaagaaaaataactgcagtaatacaaaagaaaaaatgaagaagaataaaagaacaaaaatatgaaaatggaaaaattggGCTGACAAGAAAACGGAAAGGAAGTGGCGAAAACGGAGAAAAAAATATGGATTGAATCAGATTTATTCTTGTTAGCTGCTCCTTTTGCTCTGCATTTTGGCCGACTAGCAGCTTGTTTATTATTTAGGTTTAAGAATAATTGGAAAAATTAGGTtatacaaaaacaaatttttaattaatctatttatATCTTTTCTTTTGGATATTTCTTATTTCCATTACCAGCATCtccaacataaaaaataataaaacaatcaAACTCTAGACAGCTTGTCTGATGTGTCCATTGTGTGACGGATGTGTGTCCATGTTAGTGGAGTTTCCAGTATCTATACGTGACCCTCAGTGAAAGTTCCAGGGCTTCTAGTTAAGAAATATTTGTCCAGTACTCAAAAACCTTACTGAtgttatgttttcaattttcagtggGGCAATTCATTTCACAGCTTCAAATAATGATTGTGGAGTTAGAGATTTTGATATGGAAAGATTTCAACTTTCTAAGCATTTTCGATTCCCTTGGCCAGTGAATGTAaggcatctctctctctctctcacacacacacacacacacacacacacacagatatcctGCTCGATTTTTAATAGTGCTGCAGCACATAACTGAAATGGTATATGGCTCAATCATAAGCACATgaaatgcaatttttttttatttgctagCTAGTAGTGATTGTCAAGTTATTTGCAATTTGGATGACTCTTCTTCCTGTTGGCAAATCTTGAATTGAGAAAGCATAAAATCTGTAATAAGAACAAGATTAAGAATGTTGCAGAtttgttagttatttattttggaaattagaTAAATTTGGAATATCATGTTTAGTAAACTAGAAAAATGTCTCactaatacaataattttttaaggaacaataaaagatttttgtaaaattgttcttatatgaaaatgaaaattatatgtaaatgaGTGTTTGTGTTATTACCTTTTCTGTAGCACCTCTGGCATATTAATGTTTTCTGGTTATTGTTGTAGCATACTTCTCTCAGTCCAGATGGTAAGCTTCTTGTAATTGTCGGAGATAACCCAGAAGGTATATTAGTGGATGCTAGGAGTGGACAGGTAATTTTTTTCCCCTctcctccccctctctctccacACGCTCACATAGAGACAAATCTTGTGCTTGcgtgcacatatatataaatatgtgtgtgtgtgtgtgtacatatatatatgctttcacataaataaatatatgtgcTTTTTATTATGAACATTGTATTAGTACTTGAAGTGTGTAAAGTTCTTATTTGAATATATTGTGGTTTTTGCAGACAGTGACGCCGTTGATTGGTCACCTGGACTTCTCATTTGCTTCAGCATGGCATCCTGATGGTCTCACTTTTGCTACTGGGAATCAGGACAAGACCTGCCGAGTTTGGGATGTGCGGAACCCATCCAGGTCTGTAGAAGCTTTGAAGGGTAACATTGGAGCCATCCGGTCAATTCGCTATTCATCTGATGGGCGATTCATGGCAATGGCTGAGCCTGCGGACTTTGTCCATGTATATGATGCTAAAAGTGGGTATGAGAAGGAGCAGGAGATCGATTTCTTTGGTGAGATTTCTGGGATGTCTTTCAGCCCCGATACTGAATCACTGTTTATTGGAGTGTGGGACCGTACTTATGGTAGCCTCCTTGAGTTTGGGCGACGAAGGAACTACTCGTACCTTGATTCTGTCATCTGACTGGGCGATTGTGCACTCTGCGAATAAGCGCTCAAGAATGGGCATGCGTGCTGGTACAAGTATGAAACCCGGTGGTAGGCTAGCCATACTCTGCAGTAGAAGAAGGTGGGGGGTTGGTTGTGGGAGGTGTAAATGCATTTGCAGCCTGGTAgcttatataatatactatttgGAACCTGGTAGCTAGCTATGTGTTGTGCAATTTTAGGGGTTCCatttcttttaattgttttttgtgTTGTCTTTAACAGTGCGGGTGTGTTGAAATGAAAGGGTGATCATAAGATGGGTGTAATTTTTGggtgggttggggggggggggggggggtggtgtgTACAGAAAAAGGTTAGGAAGCATTGGTCCTTTGCTTTTTGCCAACAGAAGAACCATAGCTGGAATGTTAACGAGGTACCATAAAAGGAAGACTGAAACCCGATTTCACGTCGAACTCTATATATGTGTATCTACTGTTTTGGGAACTTAAAAACTTTGTTGCCTTGTTTggactttttatttatttatttatttttattgagttatttcttttcttctggtTTTATCCTTTATTaatattcaaattgaaattaCGTTTTTATCATTTAGATCGTCATTTTCCTTTGTGGAGTCCcatctttaatttttgttgggCTTTACCATGGATCTGAGTTTACCTTTATCTCATTGGATATAAGCAACCTTGTAAATGTTATGGGGTTGTTCACCAGTAGAAAATTaagagtaattttttatttaaaaaaaattctacagGAAATTGTGTTTGTTGAGTTTGTTTTCTAATCTCATCTTTGTTAAAATTTATCGTGTTTTTCCAGCTTTTTCAAGGGATAGACCTGCGTTCGAATCTGGTAGCAGACTTATCCACAAAactctcatttctttttcttcttcttcttctggatTATGGAAACTAATCATAGTTTTCTTTGTCATGTCTTCCTTCATCATAGAACCAAGTGTTGCTTTTTTCGTCATTGTCCACCATTGCCATGCGCCGTCAACTATCACCGTCCTACTCTCTTCCTCCATTGACCTCACATCTTCAGATTTGTGGTGGGTCGTTGATCGCCTTCGTCGCAAATCCTTAGCTTCGCATTGAGTCGCCCATCGTTGTGACCGTCACAAACCCTTCAACTTCAGTGATCTTTCCCTTTCAGCTTTGTAGACTTTTTACCATCCTTTGCCGATCATTGCAGATCCGTCGCCGATGACCTTTCTTCTTCAGCTTTGTAGGCCCTTTGTTACTCATCATCATAGATCTGTCCTTGTAGTGAGTCACTGACCTTTCCTCTTTAACTTCGCAGACCCTTTTGCTGTATCGTCGAGTCGAGCTTTGTTGTTTCCTTCGCCATCCAACTTCTCAATTAGagttcttatttatttaataaaaatataataaataaatttgtaaaatagacaaaaaaataaaagttaaagataaattaatgtTAGTTTATTTAGTTAATGTTTTcaagtagattttttttttttttaaacacattttagtttttttttttggttttttgaaaGGTAAAATTGgttttatatttgataaaaattaatgtatttttttttgtaattttttataaaaaaattaaaaaaaaagggataagAACTGGGGTTGAAGAatcaaaaatactatttataagtAGTCGTAATTGTTTAAATAGAGAACTTGTTTTGTTTACAAGTAGGGTCAGGTCGGTTGATGGCAGAGCCTGAGCCTTTCCACGCCATTCAGAGTATAGGCCTGCTAAATAAGAGTTTCTGAAGAGCAACAAACACGGCGACCGAGAGGGAAGAGGGCTAAGCCAAGTGCAAGTGCAAGTGCAGGTGCAGGAGAATATGAAACGAGCATGATTTTTATAGGTTTGATCCTTTACATTTCtactttatctaattttttgtttgggATCTTATATGGCCATGTaggtttttaaaacattttcacaTCTCATGTCGGCAGTGAaattatacacaaaaatatatgaaGTTTAGGTGTTTAAACAATATGTAATATCTATTGAAtgtaaaattaacaaataagtaAATTACATCTTTgaagaatgaaaaaataaagtataagaaGTTTCACAAATTGACCCTTTCTTCTCAAGTGTGAAGGGCTTGGTTGCTCCACATCAAGCAAGATTTCAAAACTCCTTGGAGCTTTCTTTTATGCTAGCTGAAAGCTTCAAGAGATGTACTCCTTGGTTTCAAAAATCCAACTCTTGAACACTTAGAACAaattgagagaagaagaataagaagaagaagttgccaagaaagaaaagaaacacaaaGTTTAACTTTCAAcatattctttctttttctaatatCTCTTTTATATGCCAATTGGAAGATTAATTATTAGTGGTAATCCACCTCAAAGCCATGCAACTTTAGGTATTGACAAGTGGTATGGAAGTTAGTGGACAATCTATCGACTCCCAAAACTTCTACACACAATATGTCGAATAGAAATTATTGACTTCATTTAGCCAATAGTTTTCAActtttaaaaaactatcaacCATTCATAAAAAGAGTCCATAGTTTGGTGTTTGTTGCTACAAAGTCTTTCATCTATAGTATACAAAATTGTCAataactcttaatgacaattAGAcctctattaactcttaatggtatTAAGAATATAATACAAGCCCCGCAATTTTTAGACTtctattttggtcattttgttTTTAGATGTGTAATTCTTTGATCTATTCTTAGAATctactattttctcaaaacacCCTTATGATCTTGAGTGACGTCTAATAACATATCAAGATAATCTAAATAATAATGAAGTCAATTCATAATAAACCCGTTTTGTTGACGATTATTATGTAATTCAATTTTTCCATTATTAACGTCCCAATTGAGTGAAAATCATAGactaatcaaatttattaactCAATACTATGTAATATATCTTAGTTGGTGTGATGAAATGACacattaaaatctcattttcaatCATTCATCTTTTTGTCAAAGACTTCTCCTATCACAAACCAACATAAGATTGCATAAAATGTTTACTTTACAATAGAAATAATAGATCTTATCTGCCAAACAATTAGTCTCCATATATCAGTCGAACAAGACCACATAATGAATATTCCCACCTTGCTATTGGATAAGTCTGCACCATTAGCAAATCTCACATATCAATACACAAGACAAACGTATTGCTTAAAGTAATATTTGGTGTGTTATTGCATAATTGCAATTGATAATAAATCAttaattctcttaattatttaatttgctaTCAGTGTAATATTCGGTGTGTTATTGAACCAACAACCACTCACACGCTTATTATAAGCATCTCGTGCTTGTAGAACGTGACttattattctttattattagtatcttatactaatcaaaaTAGTAAACTTTAGTGCTACTCTATATACTCTTAGTCCACATTTAAGAAAGTTAAGAACTaggaacaatttaaaattttttatactaaAGAATCTTGTTATcatattcttaaaaatttaataatgagATCTCTAATAAGAAATCTAGCAACTCATATTCATACAAAATTagagagttatgaatgaagataaactaatatttattaaatacaataatacatCAAAATATCTATTTAAATGTCACCTAAATATAGTAACATTTAAGGTATATCACTaatatttttgggtattacTAGTTGCAATCATCAtttcgttaaaaaaaaaaaaaaaaaaaaaaacgcatAAGACTCGAAAATGTATATGAGGTATAAAAGCACAAATATTTACGTGTTacaatatgtatgtatatatttatgtgtacttgtgtgtatatatatgtgtatgcatgcatgtatatatgcatacatattgtgtgtatatatacttatttgtgaatatacatatatgtaaatatgtttTTGCCAAAAGCCATTTTAGCCGAAtctattctttcaaattttaaagGATAAAAGATCACTTATGATGTACGCATATGGCCTAAATTTCAATTGTGCTAATGAAGAATTAATGAGTAAATTACACTCTTACTAAATTTCATTTACCTTTTATTTGGAGAatgatcaaataattattaaaaatttatgtaattttataaatgtGAAAGAGTAACCGGATGTAACATAAATTCTGGAGGACTAACCTCaaggaaaaatatatacttGGGGGGAAGTGTAATTTAAGCAAAATGTTAATCTGAAATTAGAAATTACAACCAAAGGGAGGGagggatggatggatggatataAAGGGCTGAAAATCTCTGATCCAGAAAGGCCCAATAACAAGAAGCCAACTCAACACCAAAAATCTTTTCCCCTTCATCTCCATCCTCACACTCTCTCCATACTCTGCTTCACAAATACCAAACAAACATATATCCTTTCTTGATAGATCCCATCCGGtatctcatcttcatcttcttaatttcttcttccaaaGATCCCTTCTTCTGCCATGGCCTCCGCCTTGTTCTCCGCGCCCACCTTCCAGGGTCTCAGACCCCTCAACAAGCCCACCGACTCCTGCTTCTTCCCCACAAAACCCTCCTCCGTCAAACTCACGGCCGCCAGTAAGCCGCGGAGCTGGGGCGGCGGCGTGAAAGCGGAGCTGAACCCGTCGCTGGTGATAAGCTTGAGCACGGGGCTGTCGCTGTTCCTGGGGAGGTTCGTGTTCTTCAACTTCCAGAGGGAGAACGTGGCGAAGCAAGGGCTGCCGGAGCAGAACGGCGTGACCCACTTCGAGGCCGGCGACAGCAGGGCCAAGGAGTACGTGAGCCTGCTCAAGTCCAACGATCCCGTCGGATTCAACATCGTCGACGTCCTCGCCTGGGGCTCCATCGGCCACATCGTCGCCTACTACATTCTCGCCACCTCCAGCAATGGCTACGACCCCAAGTTCTTCggctaaaatatataaatttaattgcttTAATTTATGGATGTTGCTTAGTTAATTTCTAGTACCGATCAGAATCATCAtccaatgaatatatatattaatttgttgtTCGCGTGTAATCTCTCTGGTCCTGTCTGATTTGCTTCaattaacaattttaaatttatcagcAGCAggttttaaagtttttatttttattttattttttattgtagagtaaaatttaacaaaaattagcTCAAGAAACCTATAATTAATGAATAATTCCattttgataattgaatttGAAAGCTCCAAATCTGTCCCCTTCTGTCTTGCAAATTAGCTTAGCTGTTTATAAGCAGTTCGATGTTTGACTCGACAAAATAccatttgaatttgtttcttaaggtaaaaaattgaattcaaacctaattttgaatttttatttgtaaatgagTCGATATAGAGATCAATAAAACTTAACTTACTAAAATTCATGAACATGTTTAATTATAGGCTTGTGAACACGTTCGATTAAAAGTTCACGAATAACTCGCAAATAGACttgtttattaatatattaatgaatttatttataattttataaatatagtatttaacataaaattattatatatattaatttaatcatttaacataatataatatatgtatatataacaaagcaaaaaactaatttaactTTAGCTAAGCATACCCATATAAATAGTTGTAACTTAGAAACTGAAAactaattagttttaaaaagCTGTGTGCtagttgaagaagaagacacCATCAACCTTAGCCCCTTGCCTCAAGCTTGCCGCTGCTGCAGCAAGCCCTTGTCTTGGCCCTAACCACCACTAGCTGCCACCATCCTCGTCATTACATACCTTATCCCTATCGGAAaccaattgttgttgttgttgcacAACCCCCTTCCCTTTTGTCGTCATACCATCTCCATCTCTGTAGCGGTTCGCTATTGTTGCACGCCTCCTTCTCATCTAAAGCACTGTGTTGCTTCGTTTTTGATATTATTCATTTTGACGATAAAAAATTTCATGATTACTCATTAAtgaaaatctttatttttttatgatgaaaatattttcatgtcatcttcattttcaaaatgaaaataaagtatatattctTGAAGTGAAAAGAGGaaaatccatttatttcctaaggatgttgttttaatcatttttgtCAAATCATATAAACTCCATAGTGGTAATctcttggaaaatattttttttgtcaatcaataaatatttatcaaatgaATGAGTATATAAGGTATGTTGAAGATTTGTTTTAacctttttttaaaattcaatgcaaAACTGTCGACCCTTTCAAGTTTATTTGTTGATCGTTTGCATTTAGTTGTTTGGACTGTTTAAAAGAGTCAAAATTACCAACTTCCTTATGGAAACAGTCGACAGTTCCTAAGACCTGTCGATAGGGATATTTCGtgctctttgttattttgatttaagttCAAAATATGTCGAGAGTGATTGTATAGTGTCAACATTTTCTATAATCTGTCAACTTATTGTTAAAAATTGCTGATCGCTTGTTAAAAGAAGTCGACCACCTCTCTAAAATGTTGAAAGTTTTCAAAagccaaaatgaaatttcaaatgtCTCGATGGAAACAGTTGATCAGTTTGAGAAATTATCAACAATTTCTTCACTGATAACTTCAAATGACTAGTTTTTGCAGGCATTTAATACTCCTGATGGCCATCAATGGGTAATAAATTCAAAGCTCGGGAGAAACCTTTAAATACAACCCAAATGTGCCTTGGAGAAGGCTAACGAAAAGATGCATGTGCTCAAGTGTTTGATTATACTATCCAAGTATTTTAAGCCTCAATTTTTCATTGAAAGgcaaattgtatttttgtaattcTGGTTGGTAAGcctttgaatttatattttgaacTTCATtttaactaagagatttatcacTTAAATTCATTCTAATTGTAATTCATTATTGTATTGTCTAACTCATAAGGTAGAGGGTCTATCGATTTTTGGTATGAGCCTTTGTATTTCTTAGCATTGAGCCCAAAGGGTCTACTAGTTCTTTGCTAGGAGGAATTGGTGGAGTTCATTCTCCAAAGAGATTGTTGGAGGAATGGATGTAGACGGGTGCCAAACCATTATAAACCATGTGCctcatttatattttgttgctaTTTCCTCTGGCATAATTTACTTATTTGATCAAATCactgttttattattttatattttcaatttctctaaaaaattagaaagtttcaaatatttttaaagacaTCCAATTCACCTTCCCTCTGAGGTGTGGTGATTCAAGTGTGCTATATCACAACACACCATTAGCTGTCGTCGCTAGACACTGTCGTTGTTTGCCCCCGTACACCCTTTCTTCTCTACTAGCATTTTCTGCAATTTCTCAAAAGCACTGCCTATTGCCGTTGCTAGCCATTGCACACCTCCCTTCCTCTTTGCCACTGTTCATTGCACACCCTTATCCTAGAAGTTGCTTGAGCGTGAGCTCAAGTAGGGCTCGAGACGAGCTTAAGCTTGGAAGTTAGTTCGTCGAGCAAAACTTGAGCTCAACAAAGTTTGGCTCAGCTCAATTCAATTACATATCTTTCACatgtaaattatt is a window of Diospyros lotus cultivar Yz01 chromosome 10, ASM1463336v1, whole genome shotgun sequence DNA encoding:
- the LOC127811462 gene encoding uncharacterized WD repeat-containing protein C2A9.03-like isoform X1; the protein is MSHQQGDDAEYMADEYEMEDVDDDMDEEFRGREMGGSDSDVEEYEYLNNKMADTSAAEAREGKDIQGIPWERLSISREKYRQTRLEQYKNYENIPQSGEGSEKECKITRKGGMYYEFRRNSRSVKSTILHFQLRNLVWATSKHDVYLMSHYSVIHWSSLSCEKSEVLNVSGHVAPCEKHPGSLLEGFTQTQVSTLAVKDKLLVAGGFQGELICKYLDRPGVCFCTRTTYEDNAITNAVEIYTTPSGAIHFTASNNDCGVRDFDMERFQLSKHFRFPWPVNHTSLSPDGKLLVIVGDNPEGILVDARSGQTVTPLIGHLDFSFASAWHPDGLTFATGNQDKTCRVWDVRNPSRSVEALKGNIGAIRSIRYSSDGRFMAMAEPADFVHVYDAKSGYEKEQEIDFFGEISGMSFSPDTESLFIGVWDRTYGSLLEFGRRRNYSYLDSVI
- the LOC127811462 gene encoding uncharacterized WD repeat-containing protein C2A9.03-like isoform X2; the protein is MADTSAAEAREGKDIQGIPWERLSISREKYRQTRLEQYKNYENIPQSGEGSEKECKITRKGGMYYEFRRNSRSVKSTILHFQLRNLVWATSKHDVYLMSHYSVIHWSSLSCEKSEVLNVSGHVAPCEKHPGSLLEGFTQTQVSTLAVKDKLLVAGGFQGELICKYLDRPGVCFCTRTTYEDNAITNAVEIYTTPSGAIHFTASNNDCGVRDFDMERFQLSKHFRFPWPVNHTSLSPDGKLLVIVGDNPEGILVDARSGQTVTPLIGHLDFSFASAWHPDGLTFATGNQDKTCRVWDVRNPSRSVEALKGNIGAIRSIRYSSDGRFMAMAEPADFVHVYDAKSGYEKEQEIDFFGEISGMSFSPDTESLFIGVWDRTYGSLLEFGRRRNYSYLDSVI
- the LOC127811464 gene encoding photosystem I reaction center subunit V, chloroplastic — its product is MASALFSAPTFQGLRPLNKPTDSCFFPTKPSSVKLTAASKPRSWGGGVKAELNPSLVISLSTGLSLFLGRFVFFNFQRENVAKQGLPEQNGVTHFEAGDSRAKEYVSLLKSNDPVGFNIVDVLAWGSIGHIVAYYILATSSNGYDPKFFG